A region of Allocoleopsis franciscana PCC 7113 DNA encodes the following proteins:
- the cynS gene encoding cyanase: MTILEITQKLLAAKKAKGLTFADLETMIGRDEVWISAVFYRQASASEDEASKIISALGLEPDIADELTAFPVKGSLDPVIPTDPLIYRFYEIMQVYGMPMKAVIHEKFGDGIMSAIDFSLDIEKEEDPKGDRVKVIMSGKFLPYKKW; this comes from the coding sequence ATGACAATTCTAGAAATCACCCAAAAACTTTTGGCGGCTAAAAAGGCAAAAGGATTAACTTTTGCGGATTTGGAAACCATGATTGGGCGGGACGAGGTATGGATTTCTGCTGTGTTCTATCGTCAAGCTAGTGCTTCGGAAGATGAGGCGAGTAAAATTATTTCGGCATTAGGGTTAGAACCCGATATCGCAGACGAATTAACAGCATTCCCGGTAAAAGGGTCTTTAGATCCAGTTATCCCCACTGACCCTTTAATCTATCGATTTTATGAGATTATGCAGGTTTATGGAATGCCGATGAAAGCCGTAATTCATGAGAAGTTCGGCGATGGGATTATGAGCGCGATTGATTTTAGTTTGGATATTGAGAAAGAAGAAGACCCCAAAGGTGATCGCGTAAAAGTTATCATGTCTGGCAAGTTTTTACCCTACAAAAAGTGGTAG
- a CDS encoding NAD(P)H-quinone oxidoreductase subunit H, producing MAKIETRTEPMVLNMGPHHPSMHGVLRLIVTLDGEDVVDCEPVIGYLHRGMEKIAENRTTIMYVPYVSRWDYAEGMFNEAITVNAPEKLADIAVPKRASYIRVIMLELNRIANHLLWLGPFMADVGAQTPFFYIFREREMIYDLWEAVSGYRMVNNNYFRIGGVAADLTYGWVDKCNDFCDYFMPKVDEYERLITDNPIFRRRVEGVGTITREEAINWGLSGPMLRASGVKWDLRKVDHYECYDDFDWDVQWETAGDCFARYLVRIREMRESVKIIRQALKGLPGGPYENLEAKRMVEGKKSQWNDFEYQFVGKKIAPTFKIPKGEHYVRVESGKGELGVFIVGDDNVFPWRFKIRAADFVNLQILPHLLRGVKVADIMAILGSIDIIMGSVDR from the coding sequence ATGGCAAAAATTGAAACAAGAACAGAACCCATGGTTCTCAACATGGGTCCCCACCATCCTTCCATGCATGGGGTGCTGCGACTCATCGTCACCCTTGATGGCGAGGATGTGGTTGATTGCGAACCAGTAATCGGTTACTTGCACCGGGGGATGGAGAAAATTGCGGAGAACCGCACTACCATCATGTACGTTCCCTACGTTAGTCGGTGGGACTATGCAGAGGGGATGTTCAATGAAGCGATTACCGTCAATGCCCCAGAAAAATTAGCGGATATTGCGGTGCCCAAACGCGCCAGCTACATCCGTGTCATCATGCTGGAGTTGAACCGGATTGCCAATCACCTGCTGTGGTTGGGTCCTTTCATGGCTGACGTGGGTGCCCAGACGCCTTTCTTCTACATCTTCCGGGAACGGGAGATGATTTACGATTTGTGGGAAGCCGTCTCAGGCTATCGCATGGTTAACAACAACTACTTCCGCATCGGTGGAGTAGCCGCTGATTTAACTTATGGCTGGGTCGATAAGTGCAATGATTTCTGTGACTACTTTATGCCCAAAGTAGACGAGTATGAGCGCTTAATTACCGACAACCCCATCTTCCGTCGTCGCGTTGAAGGGGTTGGCACCATCACCCGCGAAGAAGCGATTAACTGGGGACTATCGGGTCCCATGCTGCGGGCTTCGGGCGTGAAGTGGGACTTGCGAAAAGTTGACCATTATGAGTGCTACGACGATTTTGATTGGGATGTACAGTGGGAAACGGCTGGAGATTGCTTTGCCCGGTATTTAGTGCGGATTCGCGAGATGCGTGAGTCGGTTAAGATTATTCGCCAAGCGTTGAAAGGACTTCCCGGTGGTCCTTACGAAAACCTGGAAGCCAAGCGCATGGTAGAAGGGAAAAAATCCCAGTGGAATGATTTTGAGTATCAGTTTGTCGGCAAGAAAATCGCGCCTACCTTTAAAATCCCCAAGGGCGAACATTACGTCCGTGTTGAAAGCGGCAAAGGGGAACTTGGTGTTTTCATCGTTGGAGATGATAATGTCTTCCCGTGGCGTTTTAAGATTCGTGCGGCTGATTTTGTCAATCTGCAAATTTTGCCTCATCTCCTGCGGGGTGTGAAGGTTGCCGATATCATGGCAATTTTGGGCAGTATTGACATCATCATGGGTTCGGTAGACCGATAA